In the Pirellulales bacterium genome, one interval contains:
- a CDS encoding helix-turn-helix domain-containing protein, whose product MASAKHTYHPDYATPPGATLKEAIEARGLSQADFAARMGMAEKTVSQIVNGIAPISVDTAYKLELVLGIPASFWNRMELAYREHLIRSEETSKLEVDIAWLKEIPVKELIERKYIVAATDKSHLVRQLLEFFGVSSVQAWRDVLAKSAIQFRGGEAHQKYPGYVAAWRRLGVLSAQAMETAPFNPQEFLRALRTVRGMTTKNAKEWSVEIKSVCAAAGVAVALTEEIPKASISGAARWLTKDKAMIQVSLKYKTDDQFWFTFFHEAGHILKHGKKQVFVDYGYSEDQEEEREANEFARDFLIPPSYAHRLPFVAKSRPLIKDFAATIGISPGIVVGRLQHDGLVYPGAYTDLKRKYEWA is encoded by the coding sequence CACACTTACCATCCGGATTACGCGACTCCGCCCGGCGCTACCCTGAAGGAAGCGATTGAGGCAAGAGGGCTTTCGCAAGCCGACTTTGCTGCGCGGATGGGCATGGCCGAGAAAACGGTCAGCCAAATCGTCAACGGCATTGCGCCGATCAGTGTGGACACGGCCTACAAACTTGAACTCGTGCTAGGAATTCCGGCAAGCTTCTGGAATCGGATGGAACTTGCCTACCGCGAGCATCTCATTCGGTCTGAAGAAACCAGCAAGCTTGAGGTGGATATTGCTTGGCTAAAAGAGATTCCGGTCAAGGAATTGATTGAGCGGAAGTACATTGTCGCCGCAACCGATAAATCACACCTTGTCCGGCAGTTGCTAGAGTTCTTTGGAGTGAGCAGCGTTCAGGCATGGCGAGACGTTCTCGCCAAGTCCGCGATCCAGTTTCGGGGTGGCGAAGCGCATCAGAAATATCCAGGATACGTTGCCGCGTGGCGTCGGCTGGGTGTTCTTTCGGCGCAGGCAATGGAAACTGCGCCGTTTAATCCGCAGGAGTTTTTGCGAGCGCTTCGGACGGTCCGTGGAATGACCACGAAAAACGCCAAGGAATGGAGCGTCGAAATAAAATCCGTCTGTGCTGCGGCCGGGGTTGCGGTAGCTCTTACCGAGGAAATTCCCAAGGCCAGCATCAGCGGTGCCGCTCGTTGGCTAACAAAAGATAAGGCTATGATTCAGGTCAGCCTCAAATACAAAACCGACGATCAGTTTTGGTTTACGTTTTTCCACGAGGCCGGTCACATTCTCAAGCACGGAAAAAAGCAGGTGTTCGTTGACTATGGATATAGTGAAGATCAGGAGGAAGAGCGAGAGGCAAACGAGTTCGCGCGTGATTTCTTAATTCCTCCGTCATACGCGCACCGCCTACCGTTTGTTGCCAAGAGCAGGCCCTTAATCAAAGACTTTGCCGCAACCATTGGAATTTCGCCCGGTATCGTAGTTGGGCGTTTGCAGCATGACGGCCTAGTTTATCCAGGTGCCTACACCGATCTTAAACGCAAGTACGAATGGGCGTAA